A window of Chlamydiota bacterium contains these coding sequences:
- a CDS encoding 4Fe-4S dicluster domain-containing protein — MSQVFNWQLNRKMEYPHVGHYPQRQFAFVFNLNRCIACQTCSFACKTTWTFSKGQEYMWWNNVETKPYGGYPQFWDVKLLNLLEQANPGAQKWRGDIFEGKTIFEAAQKNIGAEPQRVLGYLPTDEEWRFPNIYEDTAVSRPGKPDTYDTEGTSLPVHKTWFFYLARLCNHCTYPGCLAACPRNAIYKRPEDGIVLVDQERCRGYRKCVEACPYKKAMYRPTTRVTEKCIGCFPRLEGKDPESNGQPLETRCMAACIGQIRLQGLVKMGEDGEWAQDRYNPIYYLVKIAKVALPLYPQFGTQPNGYYIPPRWVPRSYLAQMFGPGVDQAIESYKVPDRELLAVLQLFRKTNKIIFRYEIEEGPKVYETEIHGKPFKMYNDTVIGFNQEGSEIIRTQVEEPFYVRPDKHQNSI, encoded by the coding sequence ATGAGTCAGGTATTCAACTGGCAATTAAATCGCAAGATGGAATATCCTCATGTGGGACACTACCCTCAGCGACAGTTTGCCTTCGTATTTAATTTAAACCGCTGCATCGCTTGTCAAACTTGCTCATTCGCTTGCAAGACGACCTGGACCTTTTCCAAAGGGCAGGAATACATGTGGTGGAACAATGTAGAGACAAAACCTTACGGTGGCTATCCCCAATTCTGGGATGTCAAATTGTTGAATCTATTGGAGCAGGCCAACCCGGGTGCTCAGAAATGGAGGGGCGATATTTTCGAGGGAAAGACGATTTTCGAGGCCGCTCAAAAAAATATTGGAGCTGAACCCCAGAGGGTTTTGGGTTATCTACCGACAGATGAGGAGTGGCGTTTCCCAAATATATATGAGGACACAGCGGTCTCAAGGCCAGGAAAGCCCGACACCTACGATACGGAAGGGACCTCTCTTCCCGTTCACAAGACTTGGTTTTTTTATTTGGCCCGGCTTTGCAATCATTGCACGTATCCCGGGTGTTTGGCGGCCTGCCCGCGCAATGCCATTTACAAGCGGCCCGAAGACGGTATTGTTTTGGTAGATCAAGAACGCTGCCGGGGCTATCGCAAGTGTGTTGAGGCCTGTCCCTATAAAAAGGCCATGTATCGGCCCACCACACGCGTCACAGAAAAATGTATTGGATGTTTCCCTCGCCTCGAAGGGAAGGATCCAGAATCAAATGGTCAACCTCTGGAAACCCGCTGCATGGCGGCCTGCATTGGCCAGATCCGGCTTCAAGGACTTGTGAAGATGGGGGAGGATGGCGAGTGGGCCCAAGACCGTTATAACCCCATTTATTATTTGGTGAAGATTGCCAAGGTGGCGCTCCCCCTTTATCCTCAATTTGGGACTCAGCCTAATGGCTACTATATCCCGCCGCGCTGGGTGCCCAGGAGCTATCTAGCGCAAATGTTCGGTCCGGGCGTGGATCAGGCTATCGAATCTTACAAAGTCCCTGACCGTGAACTTTTGGCGGTCCTTCAGCTATTCAGAAAAACGAACAAGATTATTTTTCGCTATGAAATAGAAGAAGGCCCGAAGGTCTATGAAACAGAAATTCATGGAAAGCCCTTTAAGATGTATAACGATACCGTCATCGGCTTTAACCAAGAGGGAAGTGAAATCATTCGAACACAAGTGGAGGAACCGTTTTATGTCCGGCCCGACAAACATCAAAACTCTATCTGA